One genomic region from Spirosoma sp. KCTC 42546 encodes:
- a CDS encoding DnaJ C-terminal domain-containing protein produces the protein MDFIDYYSVLGVPKTASDEDIKKAYRKLARKHHPDLNPNDAEANKKFQQINEANEVLSDPEKRKKYDQYGRDWQHADQFEQARQQQRSRPQYAQGDTGDYDFSGGFGGSDFSDFFSSMFGQDAGMGGGRRQAKFKGQDYQAELTLNLRDAYTTHKQTLTVDGKNIRITVPAGIENGQKIKLAGYGAPGVNGGPNGDLYITFVIADDSRYKRKGNDLYVDEEIDLYTAMLGGERIVETMDGKVKLTVKPETQSGTKVRLKGKGFPVYKQEGSFGDLYITWQVKLPTNLTDQQKELFRQLSTL, from the coding sequence ATGGACTTTATCGATTACTACAGCGTTCTGGGCGTACCGAAGACCGCGTCGGACGAAGACATCAAGAAAGCGTATCGTAAACTGGCTCGGAAACACCATCCTGATTTGAACCCAAACGATGCGGAGGCCAACAAGAAATTTCAGCAGATCAATGAGGCCAATGAAGTATTGAGCGACCCCGAAAAGCGCAAGAAATACGATCAGTACGGCAGAGACTGGCAACATGCCGACCAGTTTGAGCAAGCCCGACAGCAACAGCGGTCCCGGCCTCAATACGCCCAGGGTGATACCGGAGATTATGATTTTTCGGGCGGTTTCGGGGGAAGTGATTTCTCGGATTTTTTCTCGTCTATGTTTGGGCAGGATGCGGGAATGGGCGGAGGTCGGCGGCAGGCTAAATTTAAAGGACAGGATTACCAGGCCGAATTGACGCTCAATCTACGTGATGCGTACACCACGCATAAACAAACCCTGACCGTCGATGGCAAAAACATCCGTATTACCGTTCCGGCGGGTATCGAGAACGGGCAAAAAATAAAACTTGCGGGTTATGGCGCACCAGGTGTAAATGGTGGTCCTAACGGCGATTTGTACATCACGTTCGTTATTGCCGACGATAGCCGCTATAAACGTAAAGGCAATGATTTGTATGTCGACGAGGAAATTGACCTCTATACGGCCATGTTGGGTGGCGAACGTATCGTTGAAACAATGGACGGCAAAGTAAAACTGACCGTAAAACCAGAAACGCAATCAGGCACGAAAGTTCGTTTGAAAGGCAAAGGCTTCCCGGTCTACAAACAGGAAGGTTCCTTTGGCGATCTGTACATTACCTGGCAGGTAAAGCTCCCTACCAATCTAACGGATCAGCAAAAAGAGCTATTCCGCCAATTATCGACCCTTTAA
- a CDS encoding DUF6265 family protein, translated as MKIIRLPYLFLVALLVSLTTYAQTAKTGSLSDVSFMEGRWLGTFNGGPIEAAWIAPVGDNLTGFMRMMRDNKVTMYEMLIFEQTEQGPIVLVKHFKPGLIGQEEKDKSDRYRFIEAGKDKATFEKEDGSIRIIYEKRSADQLAIQRGQLKDGKWAFTDLFVFNRFGK; from the coding sequence ATGAAAATCATTCGCTTACCTTACCTTTTCTTAGTTGCCCTTCTTGTTAGCCTCACCACCTACGCGCAAACCGCCAAAACCGGTTCGCTATCCGACGTTAGTTTTATGGAAGGGCGTTGGCTGGGAACCTTCAACGGTGGCCCAATTGAAGCAGCCTGGATAGCGCCTGTTGGCGACAACCTGACCGGGTTTATGCGCATGATGCGGGATAATAAAGTCACCATGTACGAAATGCTGATTTTTGAGCAGACGGAGCAAGGCCCGATCGTTCTGGTAAAGCATTTTAAACCCGGCCTGATTGGGCAGGAGGAAAAAGACAAATCGGATCGCTACCGGTTCATCGAAGCTGGAAAAGATAAAGCCACCTTCGAGAAAGAAGACGGCTCTATTCGCATTATCTACGAAAAACGATCGGCAGACCAACTGGCTATTCAACGGGGCCAACTGAAGGATGGAAAGTGGGCGTTTACCGACCTGTTTGTATTCAATCGCTTCGGGAAATAG
- a CDS encoding S41 family peptidase translates to MHTSPTRLLLHCLLLTLVAIPSVGQTQPLTPAPKFAYAEPSLSPDGSELAFVSGGDIWTVPTGGGEARLLVSHPDNESRPLYSPDGKYVAFSSSRTGNGDIYLLTLETGTIKRLTYDDGNEVLNAWSRDSKLVYFQSTSRDISGMNDIYRVSITGGTPMPVTADRYANEFYSAPSPDSKTLAFSARGIASNQWWRKGRSHLDEAEIWLYHLDAKKRDTAYERITESGAKELWPMWSQDGKTLYYVSDRNQVQNLWSQALPGKPTLLTTFTSGRVLWPSISYDGRTIVFERDFGLWKYDIASRQASPISIRLRGVAASPAVEHLKQTSQFRELALSPDGKKVAFTVHGEVFAASAKDGGDATRISHNAANESQPIWTPNSRGLVYLSGRDGATHLYRYDFATRDETRLTNDLTDDSSPVFSPDGKLLAFIRNGQELRVLDMATKKERLLKKAYLGRPPLASSGSVVWSPDGKWIAFASYGAKTFRNISVISAAGGDSKPISFLANTFGGNLSWSPDGKYILFSTTQRTETAQIARIDLVPRPPKFREDQFRDLFNEEIPKTLKPTTPPSTTAKTPARDTTARADTADKASKGGATNIVFEDIRQRLSLLPVGVDVDAHSISKDGKTLLLIATVAGQQNLYTYSLDELGREQSVARQLTSTPGNKSGAQFSSDGKEIFYIEQGRIQSVALDRREPKPLSITAEMDVDFSDEKVQVFRQAWDIQSKGFYDSTFHGADWKAIRAEYEPLAAGARTPDELRRLISLMLGELNASHSGISAPAGSVQTTTGRLGLRFDRTDYETTGRLRITEVIALSPADIAGTIKVGDYLLGVDDTKINATTNLDQLLENQINRRISLMIASSATAPPREVVVRPVNLATEKGLLYKQWVQQQREYVNKASNGRLGYVHLFDMSAESLAQLNIDLDADNHAREGVVVDVRNNNGGFVNAYALDVFTRKGYMTMTPRGLPSAPARTQLGQRALERPTILVTNQHSLSDAEDFTEGYRTLKLGKVVGEPTGGWIIYTSAAQLIDGSNLRLPFIKITDNTGKNMELAPRPVDILVARPIGESYTDKNVQLDKAVAELLNELNEAKASKLSTGK, encoded by the coding sequence ATGCACACTTCTCCAACACGTTTACTACTTCACTGCTTACTACTCACGCTAGTTGCGATTCCATCCGTTGGGCAAACGCAGCCACTTACGCCAGCACCCAAATTTGCTTATGCCGAACCCAGCCTTTCGCCCGATGGGAGCGAACTAGCATTTGTATCGGGTGGCGACATCTGGACCGTGCCAACGGGTGGTGGCGAAGCCCGTTTGCTGGTATCCCATCCTGACAACGAATCACGCCCACTCTATTCGCCCGATGGCAAATACGTAGCCTTTTCCTCATCACGTACCGGCAACGGCGACATTTATCTGCTCACGCTGGAAACGGGCACGATCAAACGGCTTACCTATGACGATGGCAACGAGGTACTGAATGCCTGGTCACGCGATAGCAAACTAGTTTATTTCCAATCGACCAGCCGGGACATTTCCGGTATGAACGATATCTACCGGGTTAGTATTACAGGCGGAACGCCTATGCCCGTTACGGCAGATCGCTACGCGAATGAGTTCTATAGCGCACCCTCCCCCGATAGCAAAACGCTGGCCTTTTCGGCACGGGGAATTGCCTCTAACCAGTGGTGGCGGAAAGGCCGAAGCCACCTCGATGAAGCTGAAATCTGGCTCTATCATCTGGATGCAAAAAAAAGAGACACGGCCTACGAGCGAATCACGGAAAGCGGTGCCAAAGAACTCTGGCCCATGTGGAGCCAGGATGGTAAAACACTCTATTACGTATCCGATCGGAACCAGGTACAAAACCTGTGGTCGCAGGCGCTGCCTGGTAAACCAACCCTGCTAACTACGTTTACCAGTGGTCGGGTGTTGTGGCCATCCATTAGTTACGACGGTCGAACAATCGTGTTTGAGCGCGATTTTGGCCTCTGGAAATATGACATCGCCAGTCGTCAGGCCAGCCCAATTTCAATCCGGCTCCGGGGCGTTGCTGCCAGCCCGGCAGTGGAACACCTGAAACAGACCAGCCAATTCAGGGAACTGGCGTTATCGCCGGATGGCAAGAAAGTAGCTTTCACGGTGCATGGCGAAGTATTTGCGGCCTCGGCCAAAGATGGGGGCGATGCTACGCGGATCAGCCATAACGCGGCCAATGAATCGCAACCTATCTGGACACCCAACAGCCGGGGACTTGTGTACCTGTCAGGCCGGGACGGGGCCACTCATCTTTATCGATACGATTTTGCCACCCGCGACGAAACCCGACTAACCAACGACCTCACCGACGATAGTTCACCTGTGTTTTCGCCGGATGGAAAACTACTGGCATTCATTCGAAATGGGCAGGAATTACGCGTACTGGATATGGCCACAAAAAAAGAACGGCTGCTTAAAAAGGCGTATCTGGGTCGCCCACCGCTGGCTTCGTCTGGCTCAGTCGTTTGGTCGCCGGATGGGAAATGGATTGCCTTTGCATCGTACGGGGCTAAAACTTTTCGGAATATTTCGGTTATCTCGGCTGCTGGTGGCGATAGTAAACCCATTAGTTTTCTGGCCAATACATTTGGTGGTAATCTGAGCTGGAGTCCTGATGGAAAATACATTTTGTTCAGTACAACCCAGCGTACCGAAACAGCGCAAATTGCCCGAATTGACTTAGTACCTCGTCCGCCCAAATTCCGGGAAGATCAGTTCCGGGATCTGTTCAATGAAGAAATTCCAAAAACACTAAAACCCACAACACCACCGTCCACAACCGCAAAAACCCCGGCTCGTGACACCACAGCGCGAGCAGATACTGCCGACAAAGCCAGTAAAGGTGGAGCAACCAATATCGTTTTCGAGGACATTCGGCAACGGCTCAGCTTATTGCCGGTGGGTGTCGATGTAGATGCTCACTCCATTAGCAAGGATGGAAAAACGCTGTTGCTAATTGCTACAGTGGCGGGCCAGCAGAATTTATACACCTATTCACTCGATGAATTAGGGCGAGAACAAAGCGTAGCCAGGCAGTTAACGTCAACACCAGGCAACAAAAGCGGGGCTCAGTTTTCGTCCGATGGCAAAGAGATTTTCTACATCGAGCAAGGCCGAATCCAATCCGTTGCGCTGGATCGACGGGAGCCAAAACCACTGAGTATTACGGCAGAAATGGATGTTGATTTCAGCGATGAGAAAGTGCAGGTATTCCGCCAGGCGTGGGACATTCAGAGCAAAGGCTTTTATGACTCCACATTTCATGGGGCAGACTGGAAAGCGATTCGGGCCGAGTATGAACCCCTGGCAGCGGGTGCTCGCACACCTGATGAATTACGTCGGCTCATCAGCCTGATGCTTGGCGAACTGAATGCATCTCACTCGGGCATTTCGGCACCTGCGGGGTCTGTCCAGACAACAACGGGACGTCTTGGACTCCGTTTCGACCGCACAGACTATGAAACCACCGGTCGACTACGAATCACCGAAGTGATTGCGTTGAGTCCCGCCGATATAGCAGGTACGATTAAGGTAGGGGATTATCTGTTGGGCGTCGATGATACGAAAATCAACGCGACTACAAATCTGGATCAATTGCTGGAAAACCAGATCAATCGTCGGATTTCGCTGATGATTGCCTCGTCGGCAACGGCTCCCCCGCGCGAGGTAGTGGTACGGCCCGTTAATCTGGCCACCGAGAAAGGACTTCTGTATAAGCAATGGGTACAGCAGCAGCGCGAGTACGTAAATAAAGCCAGTAACGGACGACTCGGCTATGTGCATTTATTCGATATGTCGGCGGAGTCGCTGGCGCAGTTGAATATTGATTTAGACGCTGACAACCATGCTCGTGAAGGTGTTGTGGTTGATGTTCGAAATAATAATGGGGGATTTGTAAACGCCTATGCGCTGGATGTATTTACGCGTAAAGGCTACATGACCATGACCCCACGCGGACTACCATCGGCCCCGGCACGAACTCAGCTAGGCCAACGGGCGCTGGAACGACCTACGATTCTGGTCACGAACCAACACTCGCTTTCGGATGCGGAAGACTTTACGGAAGGCTACCGGACCCTCAAGCTGGGTAAAGTGGTGGGTGAACCTACAGGAGGCTGGATTATCTACACGTCTGCCGCACAACTCATTGATGGATCGAACCTACGCCTGCCGTTCATTAAAATTACGGACAACACAGGTAAAAATATGGAACTAGCTCCTCGCCCGGTCGATATTCTGGTAGCGCGTCCAATTGGCGAAAGCTATACCGACAAAAACGTTCAGTTAGATAAAGCCGTAGCGGAACTACTTAACGAGTTGAACGAAGCGAAAGCATCCAAACTCAGCACCGGGAAGTAA
- a CDS encoding DUF1080 domain-containing protein, with product MKFLFLPICLSVVSLISLRAQPSSQPGRWQSLFNGKNLSGWETYLDRPYAKDNQAEKSPPIGLNNDPNHVFSVTTVEGQPALRISGETFGGINTLAEFENYHLRMEFKWGTLKWPPKLDRPRDSGLLYHSVGPHGTPMLWMESFELQVQEGDCGDYWGVMNVLADISARKTDKGTYVYEPGATPITFQDKTPVGRSCLKYPDAEKPSGQWNVLELYCVGDTCLHVMNGKVNLVLTHTRHLVDGQVVPLTKGKIQLQSEGAEVFYKNIQIRNISLLPAELLR from the coding sequence ATGAAATTCCTCTTCTTACCGATATGCCTCAGTGTGGTTTCGCTCATTTCCCTTCGTGCGCAACCCTCTTCCCAGCCAGGAAGGTGGCAATCTCTTTTCAATGGGAAAAACTTAAGTGGTTGGGAAACCTACCTTGATCGCCCTTATGCGAAAGATAATCAGGCAGAAAAAAGCCCGCCCATTGGCCTCAATAACGACCCAAATCATGTTTTCTCGGTAACGACCGTAGAGGGTCAACCAGCCCTGCGGATTTCGGGAGAAACCTTCGGCGGTATCAATACGCTTGCCGAATTCGAGAATTACCATCTCCGAATGGAATTCAAGTGGGGAACACTAAAGTGGCCTCCCAAACTCGACCGCCCCCGCGATAGTGGGCTACTATATCATAGCGTAGGCCCGCACGGAACGCCCATGTTATGGATGGAGTCGTTTGAATTGCAGGTACAGGAGGGCGATTGTGGTGATTATTGGGGCGTTATGAACGTACTAGCCGATATATCAGCCCGTAAAACGGATAAAGGCACTTATGTGTATGAGCCAGGAGCCACGCCAATTACATTTCAGGATAAAACACCCGTTGGCCGGTCATGTCTGAAGTACCCTGACGCCGAGAAACCTTCGGGACAGTGGAATGTACTGGAGCTATATTGTGTCGGCGATACATGCCTGCATGTCATGAATGGCAAAGTCAATCTAGTATTGACCCACACGCGCCACCTTGTCGATGGGCAGGTGGTGCCGCTCACGAAAGGTAAAATTCAATTGCAATCGGAAGGCGCAGAAGTGTTTTATAAGAACATTCAGATTCGCAATATTAGCCTGTTACCAGCCGAATTACTTCGGTAG
- a CDS encoding DUF1080 domain-containing protein — protein sequence MKYCVAFGLMLTVLAFTAPTKTIKLFNGKDLSGWKIYGTEKWYVENGELICESGPDKKYGYLATEKFYKNFDLTLEFKEEANGNSGVFFRSTVEGTKVNGWQVEVAPPNHDTGGIYESYGRGWLVQIPDEKETILKPTDWNKLRIRVEGDHVQTFLNGTPMVDLTDEKIGKGEGSVALQIHDGGGIKVRWRNMKLQEL from the coding sequence ATGAAATACTGCGTTGCTTTCGGCCTTATGTTAACTGTACTGGCCTTCACAGCCCCAACCAAAACCATTAAGCTGTTTAATGGCAAAGATCTAAGCGGGTGGAAAATTTACGGTACCGAAAAATGGTATGTCGAAAACGGTGAACTCATCTGCGAAAGCGGTCCTGACAAGAAATACGGCTATCTGGCTACCGAGAAATTCTACAAGAATTTCGACTTAACACTGGAATTCAAAGAGGAAGCCAATGGCAATAGTGGTGTATTTTTCCGGTCAACGGTAGAGGGCACTAAAGTGAATGGCTGGCAGGTAGAAGTGGCTCCACCCAATCATGATACGGGCGGTATCTATGAATCATACGGTCGTGGCTGGCTGGTGCAGATTCCCGACGAAAAAGAAACCATTCTGAAACCTACCGATTGGAATAAACTCCGCATTCGGGTAGAAGGCGATCATGTTCAAACCTTCCTGAACGGTACACCTATGGTTGATTTAACAGACGAAAAAATTGGTAAAGGCGAAGGCTCTGTAGCCTTACAAATCCATGATGGTGGCGGTATTAAAGTCCGCTGGCGGAATATGAAGTTGCAGGAATTGTAA
- a CDS encoding lactonase family protein, giving the protein MNKPLTTILIGLSLAAQAQSAKEIMYIGTYSTRGSEGIYVFEFDRKAGTMQPVQSVSNAKSPSFLALHPSGNYLYSANEAAAKTEGGVSAYSIDRTTGKLTLLNSQPSLASAPCHVSVDQTGKTAFVANYGGGSLTVLPIKADGTLAPATDTVQDTGAGPNAKRQERAHVHSATLAPDNRFLYVADLGIDKLTIFDIDVKSSKVKPATVPYVAVKPGSGPRHFTFHPNGKYAYLVEELTSSVAVFSRNAKTGALTLLEDNVKTLPANFTSENTSADIHIDPAGKFLYQSNRGYNSLAIFAIGTDGKLTKVGDQSTEGKTPRNFLIDPKGDFVFVANQDSDNITIFKRDQKTGKLTYTGHSVKVPAPVCVIMASR; this is encoded by the coding sequence ATGAATAAACCCTTAACAACCATTTTGATTGGCCTAAGCCTGGCCGCACAAGCTCAGTCGGCCAAAGAAATCATGTACATTGGTACTTATTCCACGCGGGGAAGCGAAGGTATCTATGTGTTTGAGTTCGACCGAAAAGCAGGTACCATGCAACCGGTCCAATCGGTCTCTAATGCAAAAAGTCCATCATTTTTGGCCCTTCACCCTTCAGGTAACTACCTCTATTCTGCAAACGAAGCAGCGGCTAAAACGGAAGGCGGTGTGAGCGCCTATTCCATTGACCGGACTACAGGTAAACTAACCCTTCTGAATAGCCAGCCATCTCTGGCCTCGGCCCCCTGCCATGTTAGTGTTGACCAGACGGGAAAAACAGCCTTCGTTGCTAACTACGGCGGAGGGAGCCTAACAGTATTACCTATCAAGGCAGATGGTACGCTGGCCCCGGCAACCGATACTGTTCAGGATACAGGGGCTGGGCCTAATGCCAAGCGGCAGGAAAGAGCACACGTTCACTCCGCGACACTGGCCCCTGATAACCGATTCCTGTATGTGGCCGATCTGGGCATTGATAAGCTTACGATCTTCGACATTGACGTTAAGTCCAGCAAAGTAAAACCAGCAACAGTACCCTATGTAGCTGTAAAGCCTGGATCGGGACCCCGCCATTTTACATTCCATCCTAATGGAAAATACGCCTATTTAGTAGAAGAACTGACTTCCTCGGTGGCTGTGTTTTCACGAAATGCCAAAACGGGTGCTCTAACCTTACTGGAAGACAATGTGAAGACCTTACCAGCTAATTTTACCAGTGAGAATACCAGTGCCGATATTCATATTGACCCGGCAGGCAAATTCCTGTATCAGTCAAACCGGGGTTATAATTCGCTGGCTATTTTTGCCATCGGTACCGATGGCAAGCTGACCAAAGTGGGTGATCAATCTACGGAAGGGAAAACACCCCGAAACTTCCTGATTGATCCCAAAGGGGATTTTGTCTTTGTTGCCAATCAGGATTCGGATAACATCACGATTTTCAAACGCGATCAGAAAACCGGAAAACTAACCTATACTGGTCACTCCGTGAAAGTACCCGCTCCCGTCTGCGTAATCATGGCCAGTCGGTAA
- a CDS encoding OmpA family protein produces the protein MKRFLIIIAAVTMLASCNSKKRLAEIKSLQDARDKAVASLNDCDQRTADLKTQLAAKDTDLQGKDKQVTDLQSQIDYLKKTNTNLLDRMSDLSIVSKSGAESIKKSLETLNEQTKYTNNLNASIQRKDSMNLALVMSLKRSLDDINDQDVQVEVKKGVVYVSLSDKLLFKSGSFEVLPAAETVLGKVAKVVNDHKDLDILVEGHTDVVPIATSSIKDNWDLSALRATSVVRTLQKKFSVAPERMTAGGRSEFAPKDDNTTDAGRQQNRRTEIIITPKLDQFFNLLSSGQAGGSK, from the coding sequence ATGAAACGATTTTTGATTATCATTGCTGCTGTGACTATGCTGGCTTCCTGCAATAGTAAGAAGCGGCTGGCTGAAATTAAATCCCTACAAGACGCTCGCGACAAGGCTGTTGCTTCGTTGAACGATTGTGACCAACGCACGGCTGATCTGAAAACACAACTGGCAGCTAAAGACACAGACCTGCAAGGTAAAGATAAGCAGGTTACCGATTTGCAATCTCAGATCGACTACCTCAAAAAGACGAACACGAACCTCCTCGACCGGATGTCGGATTTGTCCATTGTGAGTAAGTCGGGTGCCGAAAGTATTAAGAAATCACTCGAAACCCTGAACGAGCAAACCAAATACACCAATAACCTCAATGCTTCTATTCAACGGAAAGATTCAATGAATCTGGCGCTGGTGATGAGTCTGAAGCGGTCTTTGGATGATATTAACGACCAGGATGTTCAGGTTGAAGTGAAGAAAGGAGTTGTGTATGTTTCTCTTTCAGATAAACTGCTCTTCAAATCAGGTAGTTTTGAAGTGTTGCCAGCTGCTGAAACCGTACTGGGCAAAGTGGCTAAGGTCGTAAATGATCACAAAGATCTCGATATCTTAGTAGAAGGTCATACGGACGTTGTCCCCATTGCTACATCGTCTATCAAAGACAACTGGGATTTGAGTGCATTACGGGCTACATCTGTTGTTCGGACGTTGCAGAAGAAATTTAGCGTAGCGCCTGAGCGTATGACTGCTGGTGGCCGTTCTGAATTTGCTCCTAAAGATGATAACACGACCGACGCCGGTCGTCAGCAAAACCGCCGAACGGAAATTATCATTACGCCCAAACTCGATCAGTTCTTTAACCTGCTTTCGAGCGGTCAGGCTGGCGGAAGCAAATAA
- a CDS encoding lipoprotein signal peptidase, which produces MIQKSPFKFFLLTLVLIALDQGVKLAVHQYMAPGFAGQVKVVGDWLKLHYVLNPGMAFGMQLGHEYGKLLLSVFRLFAMVGIGYYLVNLAHRGAPNGLLWAMSMILAGAVGNVIDSTFYGVFLNNAPYGSPTPWFHGQVIDMIFVDVWEGFIPDWVPVWGGQYYSTPIFNVADSCIFIGVCLILFFQRRFFGDQHVEDHMLPVSGPDPVEASVLPTEEFMDSDRESQSTQDEIEEETPAADNQQDTPESVLPDEEKHSE; this is translated from the coding sequence ATGATTCAGAAAAGTCCCTTTAAATTTTTTCTGCTTACGCTAGTCCTGATTGCTCTTGATCAGGGGGTAAAACTGGCTGTTCATCAGTACATGGCTCCTGGTTTTGCCGGTCAGGTTAAGGTAGTTGGCGACTGGCTCAAGCTACATTATGTACTGAACCCGGGCATGGCATTTGGGATGCAGTTGGGGCACGAGTACGGCAAGCTGTTATTGAGTGTATTCCGGCTTTTTGCGATGGTCGGCATTGGCTATTATTTGGTGAATCTGGCCCATCGTGGTGCTCCCAACGGACTTTTATGGGCAATGTCCATGATTTTGGCCGGAGCAGTTGGCAATGTTATTGACAGTACGTTTTATGGGGTTTTTCTGAATAACGCTCCCTATGGCTCACCTACTCCCTGGTTTCATGGGCAGGTGATTGATATGATTTTTGTTGATGTTTGGGAAGGGTTCATTCCTGACTGGGTACCTGTCTGGGGAGGTCAATATTATTCAACGCCCATTTTTAATGTAGCCGACTCCTGTATTTTCATCGGCGTTTGCCTAATTCTATTCTTCCAGCGCCGGTTCTTCGGTGATCAGCACGTTGAAGACCATATGCTTCCTGTTTCTGGCCCAGATCCGGTTGAAGCATCCGTATTACCAACGGAAGAATTTATGGATAGTGACCGGGAGTCACAATCTACACAAGATGAAATTGAGGAAGAGACACCAGCCGCTGATAATCAGCAGGATACTCCTGAATCCGTTCTACCTGATGAGGAAAAGCATTCGGAATAG
- a CDS encoding proline dehydrogenase family protein, whose product MPETVQGLTDVKPVSFEDTSIAFSSQSDFKLRKTYWLFALMNKGWLVNLGTFFIKIALRLHLPIKFLIKNTIFEQFCGGESIRDCEQTIRHLHDVHVGTILDYSVEGEETEKSFDETTLEILRTIERASESKDIPFSVFKVTGVASTELLEAVQIGDSLNKAQKAEFDRVMQRVDTLCRRAYERNVRIFIDAEESWIQDTIDTLAYEMMDRYNHERPVVYNTYQMYRWESFDHLRRDTAEAQAKGYYLGVKLVRGAYLEKERLRAHEEEYQDPIQPTKEDTDQAFNGAIDFCLEHRDTISVCLGTHNEDSCQYCIQQMKQLGIAPNDSHIYFAQLLGMSDNISYNLANAGYNVAKYVPYGPVDTVMPYLFRRADENKSIAGQSSREFTLVSDELKRRRNCRSR is encoded by the coding sequence ATGCCGGAGACAGTCCAGGGCCTTACTGATGTAAAACCCGTTTCATTTGAGGACACTTCGATTGCTTTTTCGTCCCAGTCGGACTTCAAACTCCGAAAGACCTACTGGTTATTTGCGTTGATGAATAAGGGATGGCTGGTAAATTTAGGTACTTTTTTTATAAAGATCGCCTTACGCCTTCACCTTCCCATCAAATTCCTCATTAAAAACACTATTTTCGAACAATTTTGTGGAGGAGAGAGTATCCGCGATTGCGAACAAACCATCCGCCATCTCCACGACGTCCATGTTGGTACTATCCTCGATTATTCTGTTGAAGGCGAAGAAACTGAAAAAAGTTTCGATGAAACAACGCTCGAAATCCTCCGCACGATCGAACGCGCCAGCGAATCCAAAGACATTCCTTTCTCGGTTTTCAAAGTAACAGGCGTTGCTTCTACGGAACTGCTTGAAGCTGTTCAGATTGGCGACTCGTTGAACAAGGCGCAAAAGGCTGAATTTGACCGGGTCATGCAGCGGGTCGATACGCTTTGTCGGCGCGCCTACGAACGAAATGTCCGCATTTTTATTGACGCCGAAGAGAGCTGGATTCAAGACACGATTGATACGCTGGCGTATGAAATGATGGATCGCTATAATCATGAGCGCCCCGTTGTTTACAATACGTACCAGATGTACCGCTGGGAAAGCTTCGATCATTTACGCCGTGACACCGCCGAAGCCCAGGCCAAAGGGTATTATCTAGGGGTAAAATTGGTTCGGGGTGCCTATCTGGAAAAAGAACGGTTACGTGCCCACGAAGAAGAATATCAGGATCCCATTCAGCCTACCAAAGAAGATACTGACCAGGCGTTTAACGGAGCCATCGACTTTTGTTTAGAGCATAGGGATACCATCTCAGTATGTCTTGGTACTCACAATGAAGACAGTTGTCAGTATTGTATCCAGCAAATGAAACAACTGGGTATAGCTCCAAACGACTCCCATATTTATTTCGCACAGTTATTGGGAATGAGTGACAACATCTCTTATAACCTGGCCAATGCAGGGTATAATGTGGCTAAATATGTGCCTTATGGCCCTGTTGACACGGTAATGCCCTATCTGTTCCGGAGGGCCGATGAAAATAAATCCATTGCCGGACAGAGCAGCAGAGAGTTCACATTGGTGAGTGATGAATTGAAACGGCGGAGAAACTGCCGGTCAAGATAA